The Oikeobacillus pervagus genomic sequence AGATTTTACAAACCCCCATTTTTTTGCAAGGGAAGACCAAATAATACAAGATGGAATCGCGGCTAATCCCGCCATCATCCAAACGAAGGTAGCATCTTGGCTAAAGGATGATGTTTTTTCAGCAATCGATACGATAAATGTTCCAGTCACAATATAGCCCAATCCCTCTAGTCCATACGCTCCAAATAACCAGGGGAACCATTTAGCAGGGGGGACTTGTGCAAAGCTTGCTTGTTCTTCCTTTTTTTGAGTGATATTAGCGGGTTCTTTGAGCCAAATCCATACGAAGATCGCGAGGATGAAAGATATAATTCCAAGCCCAATCCAGGCACCTTCCCATTTAAATAGATGATTTAGACTTGGGATGATCGCCCCCGTTATAAAGATTCCTAATCCAACTCCCCCATAAAATAAACCGGACCAGTTCGTTTTACCCCGAGTGGCAAGTTGGTCTAATACGATGCTAGAGGATAAAACAAATACAAAAGCACTGGCGACCCCCGATAGAAATCGAAGTCCAAGCATCAGTAAATAAGAGTGAGATAGCCCCATGAAAGCAGTAGTTAAAATACTGATTATCAAACTCCATCTTAAAGAAATCGTTCGATGCC encodes the following:
- a CDS encoding YbfB/YjiJ family MFS transporter; this encodes MNKKPFLFLIGGVLALIIAMGIGRFAYTPLLPLMQNDLSFSDAVAGYLATSNYAGYLFGAVLTGVIPLKRHRTISLRWSLIISILTTAFMGLSHSYLLMLGLRFLSGVASAFVFVLSSSIVLDQLATRGKTNWSGLFYGGVGLGIFITGAIIPSLNHLFKWEGAWIGLGIISFILAIFVWIWLKEPANITQKKEEQASFAQVPPAKWFPWLFGAYGLEGLGYIVTGTFIVSIAEKTSSFSQDATFVWMMAGLAAIPSCIIWSSLAKKWGFVKSLVFAMALQSVGIVIPVFSISPVSLVMSAILFGATFMGITTLVTTLARQIYPTNTSRIIGYLTAIYATGQMIGPTIAGVISSFTGNFNAALIGAASAVFIGACLLLNGIQFEEKLNGENPTVFEQK